A stretch of DNA from Persephonella sp.:
CTCTCACTTTTTTATTTTATTTTCGCCAATATAATATGGAAATTACAGCTATTTTCAACCACCTTTAGAGGCTAAAAAATAAGCCCAAAGAGAACCTGCAACAACAAAAACAGGTAGAACAATCAATGCTGTCATTATGTTTCCTAAAATCACAGCTATAACAGTTTTTACCCATGTTGACCTGAGTATAAATTTTGCAAGGAATATCTCAAATGTTACTGCTATCAAAATAGGAATCCAGAGCATTCCCGGAACATAAACCCCTGTCATAACCATTCCTGTTCTTATAATACCAAGCAAAACGTAGGTTATAAGGGTTATTAAAAATGCTGTTTTGTAGGTTATATGTCTTATAAGTGCAAGTCTACCTGCATACCACAGGGAAAAGCTGCCCATTATAAGAAAAACAGCTGCAAAAAGCATTTTATAAACAATATCAGCAACAGGGTCTTTGTCTGCCAGAAGATCTACAAACTGTCCCGTTTCTTCTCCGTAAGCTACAAAAGGTATAAGTATTAATAAAAACACAAACATCAGTCTCTCCTACAGTCTGTATCTGTCGCTTATGTAAGGTAACATATCAAGCCCTTTTATTGAAGGGTCTTTTATGTTTTTATGCTGGACAAGCACCTTAAATTTTTCTCCCATTCCTTTAGGAAGAACGAGAGTTTTAAGCCTGTTTAACCTTTCAAAAGATTCATAATCATTTTTTTCCTGAAGTTTTTCAAATATCTCCATCAAGCCTAAATTTGTCAAAAAGTGAGCCTGATCTGTAAATCCTGTAAAATCAAGGCCTGCTATCATTCCGTAATACTTGAGGGCAGAAAAGTTCACATGGGATGTTATATCCTGCATTCCGACGTTTTCATAAAAGTTCTCAGAATACCTGTGCCTGTAATAACACAGAAGGGTTCCTTTCATTCTGTATGGTTTGTAAAGCTCTGCAGACGGGTATCCGTAGTCAATTGTTATGACAAAACCCTTTTTTAACTTTTTTCCTATTTTTTGTATGTAGTCTGCAGCATCAAGGTTTATCTCTGTCTGCATACCTTCAGGAATATTTATGCTTAGCTGTGTTATATATCTTAGTATCTCTTCTGAAGCTTCTTTTAAAACTTCCTGAACGTTGTTTTCCTCATCAACCTTGATAAAAACTTCGTATATCTTTCCTTTTATTTTTCTGATAAGATGGACAGGGAATGAGTCAAAAAGCTCATTTGAAAAAACGACACCTGTTATGCTTTCGTCATTAAAATCTATAATATCCTGAACCCATTCAACATTTTCAAAAACAGACAGTAGCTCTTTTTGGGTTTTTATGTGATAGGGGGATTTTTCTATGATGGTGTATGTTGTGTTTTTAAAAACCTCTGGATAGTTTTCCTGAAGAAATTTCAGAATATCAAAAGCAAGGTATCCTTTCCCTGCACCTATCTCAACAATCTGGAATTTTTTTTCCCCTATTTTTGTGTAAATCTCTGCAAACTGTTTTCCAAGAAGTTCTCCAAAAGCTCTGTCAAGCTCAGATGCAGTATAAAAATCTCCGTATCCACCGATTTTTTCCTGAGGAGAGGTATAGTAACCAAGCTCTGGGTAGTAAAGAGCTATATCCATAAAGTCTCTGAAAGATATCTCTCCTTCTTTTTTAATTCTGTCTTTGATTATTGAGACAAGCTGGTTCTTTCCTGTGAGTTTCATCAATACCACCTGAAAGTAATATCTGAAAAATATTATAAACTTAAATTTGGGGAGGGTGCCTCACGGCACCTTTATTGCTTTACTGCTGATCTACATAGTTTGGACCAAGCTTTGGAGGGTTGTTATCCCATGCCTTTGCCCTTGCTTTATCTGCATCGTCCCAGATTTTCTGGTAGTCTGGCCACTGGGATTTTTCATCATATTTTTCTTTTCCTCTCCTTGCTATAAAATCATCTGCTATTTTTGAAAGGGTTTCCTTATTTAATACCCAGCCTCTCCTTGAATAAGATGACAGATCATAAATGTCTGTATGAATTATACATATTGTAGGGCAGGCGAGGGTGCATAATCCGCAGAACATGCATTTTGAAAGATCCATATCAAACTGGGACAGAACCTTAAGACCGTGGTGGGGGTGATCTTCAGGAACATCAAGCTTATCAGCTTTTATGATAAATATTTCAGGAACAGGGCATGCAGCCTGACAGAATTTGCAGGCTATACATCTTGTTTCTCCCATCTCGGGGGGCTTTATCTTAAGCTTTTTAACCCATGCGTCAAAATCGTCCTTTTCTGTTCCGTCAACATTTCTCAAACCATGAACACCTCTAAATCTTGGTGCAGGTTCTACAAGTTCAAAAGGAAAATCAACAGTTATAACTTTTTTAAAAAGATGTTTTATAGTTGTTCTGAGCCCTTTCATAAAATCCAAGAAAAATATTTTTTCAGTAAGTGATTGGGGCTGTATGTTTCTATTTAAACCAACCTTTTTTATCCCCATTTTTTCCTCCTATCTGTCTGTTTCCCCGACAACCGGGTCAATCGTTGAAAGTATAGTGATTGCGTCTGCTATGGGTCTTCCTATCATAAGTTTTGGGAATATCTGAAGGTTATAAAATGCTCCTGATCTGAGTCTGAACCTATAAGGCTTTATACCGTCCTTAGGCATGTATATATAAACCCCAAGTTCTCCTCTTGGGTTGTCTGCCCCTGCGTAAACTTCTCCTTTGAACAGTTTTGTTCCCCTTCCATCTATAGTTATTTTCATCTTTTTATCTTCAGGCTCAAAGAAGAATGGGTCATCCTTTGACATCTTTCTCAGTTTTTCAATACACTGCTGAATAATTCTTGAGGACTGCTTCATCTCCTCTATCCTTACCAGATACCTGTCGTAGGAATCTCCTTTTTCTCCCACAGGAACATCAAACTCAACTTCGCTGTATGCATCATACTTATCAATAATCCTCAGATCATATGGGACGCCAGAAGCTCTTGCTACAGCCCCTGTTAAACCGTAGTCGTAAACATCTTGCTCAGTTATAATTCCAACATCAACATTTCTCCTGAGCCATATCCTGTTTCTTGTCAGCAGGTTTTCGTAATCTGAAAGTCTGGTTGGGAAGTCCTTTATAAAATGTTCTATCGCATCAAGTGCACCATAGGGGAGGTCTGCATAAACTCCGCCAACCCTGAAGTAATTTATTGTAAATCTTGCACCTGTTATGCCTTCAAATATATCCATTATTTTTTCTCTTTCCCTGAATGTATACAGGAACATTGTCAAAGCACCAAGATCAAGGGCGTAAGTTCCAAGCCAGAGCAGGTGGGAGTTTATCCTTGAGAGCTCGGCAAGCATTGTTCTTATGTATTTTGCTTTTGGTGGTATCTTTTCATGTATTCCAAGTAGCTTTTCAGCTGCAACACAGACTGAATGGTTTTCATTCATTGATGCTATGTAATCCATTCTGTCTGTGTAGGGAAGTATCTGCTGAACATTAAGATTTTCTGCTATTTTCTCAACACCTCTGTGGAGCTGACCTATTATAATATCGCAGTCCTGAACATACTCACTTTCCATATCAAACAAAAACCATATCGTTCCGTGTGTTCCCGGATGAAGTGGACCCCAGTTCAGAACAACCTGTGATTTTTTGTTCGGCATTCTTTTCTTCTGTGTTATCTCAAGATCTTCAAGTGTTGGGAGTGCTGTATGCATCCTTGAGTAGTTCTGTAAACCTTCAAGCTGATCCATTCTTTCTTTTTCATTCAATGAAGGAAGTTCTACTTCCTCATGCCCTTTCAGAGGAAAATCCTTTCTAAGTGGGTGGTAGGGATATGTTTCCCACATGAACATTCTTACAAGATTACTGTGACCTTCAAATCTTATCCCGAACATATCCCAGGCTTCTCTTTCTGCCCATTTAGCCCCCGGCCATATATCTGTAAGGGTTGGAAGTGTTTCATCTGTTGCCCATGTTTTTATTAATATTCTTTCTTTGTATTCTGGAGAAAAAAGAATTAAAACTCCTTGAAATCTTGGGTCAGCTTTAGCACCGTGATCTATAATAGTCCAGTCTATAAACATCTTAAAGCTATAGTCTGGATCATCTTTCAAAAATCTTAGAAACTGTTTCAGGTTTTCCTTTGGAAGTTCTACAGAATGGAAGCCTTTTTCATTCTCATTTATCTGAATAAAATCAAATTTTTCTTTTAGCTTGCTTATCTTATCCAGAGTTATCCAGGACATATCGCCTCTCCATATTTTTTATAACAGTGTTATAAATTTTAAATCTTAAATCATTTTTTATCAACTTTTTAGATATAATGTAAATATCTGTTAACATTATTTTTAAGGAGTTTTCCCTTGGAAAATCAGGAAAAACAAAAAATAACGGAAGATCGCCCTGAAGAAAGTCTGAAAACCATGATAGCCTTTTTCCTTTCCACAGGTTTCTTTGTTGGAAAAATACCTGTGGCTCCCGGCACACTTGGAACTCTTGTTGGAATAATTCCTATTCTTATTTACTGGAAT
This window harbors:
- a CDS encoding SAM-dependent methyltransferase encodes the protein MKLTGKNQLVSIIKDRIKKEGEISFRDFMDIALYYPELGYYTSPQEKIGGYGDFYTASELDRAFGELLGKQFAEIYTKIGEKKFQIVEIGAGKGYLAFDILKFLQENYPEVFKNTTYTIIEKSPYHIKTQKELLSVFENVEWVQDIIDFNDESITGVVFSNELFDSFPVHLIRKIKGKIYEVFIKVDEENNVQEVLKEASEEILRYITQLSINIPEGMQTEINLDAADYIQKIGKKLKKGFVITIDYGYPSAELYKPYRMKGTLLCYYRHRYSENFYENVGMQDITSHVNFSALKYYGMIAGLDFTGFTDQAHFLTNLGLMEIFEKLQEKNDYESFERLNRLKTLVLPKGMGEKFKVLVQHKNIKDPSIKGLDMLPYISDRYRL
- a CDS encoding NADH-quinone oxidoreductase subunit I, which encodes MGIKKVGLNRNIQPQSLTEKIFFLDFMKGLRTTIKHLFKKVITVDFPFELVEPAPRFRGVHGLRNVDGTEKDDFDAWVKKLKIKPPEMGETRCIACKFCQAACPVPEIFIIKADKLDVPEDHPHHGLKVLSQFDMDLSKCMFCGLCTLACPTICIIHTDIYDLSSYSRRGWVLNKETLSKIADDFIARRGKEKYDEKSQWPDYQKIWDDADKARAKAWDNNPPKLGPNYVDQQ
- a CDS encoding NADH-quinone oxidoreductase subunit D, with translation MSWITLDKISKLKEKFDFIQINENEKGFHSVELPKENLKQFLRFLKDDPDYSFKMFIDWTIIDHGAKADPRFQGVLILFSPEYKERILIKTWATDETLPTLTDIWPGAKWAEREAWDMFGIRFEGHSNLVRMFMWETYPYHPLRKDFPLKGHEEVELPSLNEKERMDQLEGLQNYSRMHTALPTLEDLEITQKKRMPNKKSQVVLNWGPLHPGTHGTIWFLFDMESEYVQDCDIIIGQLHRGVEKIAENLNVQQILPYTDRMDYIASMNENHSVCVAAEKLLGIHEKIPPKAKYIRTMLAELSRINSHLLWLGTYALDLGALTMFLYTFREREKIMDIFEGITGARFTINYFRVGGVYADLPYGALDAIEHFIKDFPTRLSDYENLLTRNRIWLRRNVDVGIITEQDVYDYGLTGAVARASGVPYDLRIIDKYDAYSEVEFDVPVGEKGDSYDRYLVRIEEMKQSSRIIQQCIEKLRKMSKDDPFFFEPEDKKMKITIDGRGTKLFKGEVYAGADNPRGELGVYIYMPKDGIKPYRFRLRSGAFYNLQIFPKLMIGRPIADAITILSTIDPVVGETDR